The following proteins are co-located in the Clavibacter capsici genome:
- a CDS encoding aminoacyl-tRNA deacylase, which produces MADSSPSPVPSGSDDALPRGRHRVLAHAARLGIDVEVVDRPDASSLEEAAAGLGIAPSHLVKSLVVKRHDGALLIALVPGDRQISWAKLRGIVGVNKLSMPAAEVALEATGYERGTITPLGARGDLPVYADERIVGRRIGMGGGEHGVSALVDADALVAGLGATVGDITDELTIRRP; this is translated from the coding sequence ATGGCCGACAGCTCCCCCTCCCCCGTCCCCTCCGGATCCGACGACGCCCTGCCCCGCGGACGCCACCGCGTGCTCGCCCACGCGGCGCGCCTCGGGATCGACGTGGAGGTCGTCGACCGCCCGGACGCCTCGTCGCTGGAGGAGGCCGCGGCGGGCCTCGGCATCGCGCCCTCGCACCTCGTGAAGTCGCTCGTGGTGAAGCGCCACGACGGGGCGCTGCTCATCGCGCTCGTGCCGGGCGACCGGCAGATCAGCTGGGCGAAGCTGCGCGGCATCGTGGGCGTCAACAAGCTGTCGATGCCCGCGGCCGAGGTGGCGCTCGAGGCGACCGGGTACGAGCGCGGCACCATCACGCCGCTCGGCGCCCGGGGCGACCTGCCCGTCTACGCCGACGAGCGGATCGTCGGCCGGCGGATCGGCATGGGCGGCGGCGAGCACGGCGTCTCGGCGCTCGTGGACGCGGACGCGCTCGTGGCCGGGCTCGGCGCGACGGTCGGCGACATCACCGACGAGCTGACGATCCGCCGCCCCTGA
- a CDS encoding Gfo/Idh/MocA family protein, producing MSTPETAPRPSSADAPTEGADAPIRVGIVGYGLAGRVFHAPFLEASPEYQVALVATSDPDRAALVRERHPGADVVASADELFARSAELDMVVIASPASAHLRQGLQALDAHLAVVMDKPFVATVDEALMLIERAEALGIPFSVFQNRRLDGDFLTVKALIASGRLGEVHRFESTFERWGGPVRDRWQDRETPAEAAGISYDLGSHLIDQALELFGPVADFAAELATVREGSASDDDAFYSLLHESGVQSHITVSRVAALAGPRFRVLGTAGAYAVHGLDPQEPLLKEGASPVDPGFGEAPEADWGTLVEAAGDAAGERIPTERGRYADYYAAMADAVRGRGPVPVEPRDSLETVRIVELAHRRTAGDED from the coding sequence GTGAGCACACCCGAGACCGCGCCCCGTCCCTCCTCCGCCGACGCACCGACCGAGGGAGCCGACGCGCCGATCCGCGTCGGGATCGTCGGCTACGGCCTCGCCGGCCGCGTCTTCCACGCGCCGTTCCTCGAGGCGAGCCCGGAGTACCAGGTCGCGCTCGTCGCCACCTCGGACCCCGACCGCGCGGCCCTCGTGCGCGAGCGGCACCCCGGCGCCGACGTCGTCGCCTCCGCCGACGAGCTCTTCGCCCGCTCCGCCGAGCTCGACATGGTCGTCATCGCCTCGCCCGCGTCCGCCCACCTCCGCCAGGGGCTGCAGGCGCTCGACGCGCACCTCGCCGTCGTCATGGACAAGCCGTTCGTCGCGACCGTCGACGAGGCGCTCATGCTCATCGAGCGCGCCGAGGCGCTCGGGATCCCCTTCTCCGTCTTCCAGAACCGGCGCCTCGACGGCGACTTCCTCACCGTGAAGGCGCTCATCGCGTCCGGGCGGCTCGGCGAGGTCCACCGCTTCGAGTCGACCTTCGAGCGCTGGGGCGGACCCGTGCGCGACCGCTGGCAGGACCGCGAGACCCCGGCGGAGGCCGCCGGCATCTCCTACGACCTCGGCAGCCACCTCATCGACCAGGCGCTCGAGCTGTTCGGACCCGTCGCCGACTTCGCGGCCGAGCTCGCGACCGTGCGGGAGGGATCCGCGAGCGACGACGACGCCTTCTACTCGCTGCTGCACGAGTCGGGCGTGCAGTCGCACATCACCGTCAGCCGCGTGGCCGCCCTCGCCGGCCCGCGCTTCCGGGTGCTCGGCACCGCGGGCGCGTACGCGGTGCACGGGCTCGACCCGCAGGAGCCGCTCCTCAAGGAGGGCGCGTCGCCCGTCGACCCCGGCTTCGGGGAGGCGCCCGAGGCGGACTGGGGCACGCTGGTCGAGGCCGCGGGCGACGCGGCGGGGGAGCGGATCCCCACCGAGCGCGGCCGCTACGCCGACTACTACGCCGCGATGGCCGACGCCGTGCGCGGCCGCGGCCCCGTGCCCGTCGAGCCGCGCGACTCCCTCGAGACCGTCCGCATCGTCGAGCTGGCGCACCGCCGCACCGCGGGCGACGAGGACTGA
- the dusB gene encoding tRNA dihydrouridine synthase DusB gives MSSPTLAPVPSAADAPGGPAPAAEPALRIGGIPLDVPVVLAPMAGITNTAFRRLCREFGAGLYVSEMITSRALVERTPESMRLITHHPSERVRSIQLYGVDPKTVREAVTMLVAEDRADHIDLNFGCPVPKVTRKGGGAALPWKLGLFTDIVEGAVKAAGDVPLTVKMRKGIDADHLTYLEAGRAAEAAGVASIALHARTAADYYSGHADWSAIAKLKQTITSVPVLGNGDIWAAEDAIRMMDETGADGVVVGRGCLGRPWLFGDLAAAFHARAAGRDPLDTPRAHPTQGQVADTFRRHVELLAEFFESEERGCRDARKHVAWYFKGYPVGGDLRAALASVSSLAELDALLATLDRDQPYPGAGAEGARGRQGSMKRTALPDRWLESRDIDAQDAMDIADGEIHNSGG, from the coding sequence ATGTCCTCTCCGACCCTCGCCCCCGTCCCCTCCGCGGCCGACGCGCCCGGCGGGCCCGCGCCCGCCGCCGAGCCCGCGCTCCGCATCGGCGGCATCCCGCTCGACGTGCCCGTGGTGCTCGCGCCCATGGCCGGCATCACCAACACCGCCTTCCGACGCCTCTGCCGCGAGTTCGGCGCCGGCCTCTACGTCAGCGAAATGATCACGAGCCGCGCCCTCGTCGAGCGCACGCCCGAGTCCATGCGGCTCATCACGCACCACCCGTCGGAGAGGGTGCGCTCCATCCAGCTCTACGGGGTCGACCCGAAGACCGTGCGCGAGGCCGTCACCATGCTCGTCGCGGAGGACCGCGCCGACCACATCGACCTCAACTTCGGCTGCCCCGTGCCCAAGGTCACCCGCAAGGGCGGGGGAGCGGCGCTGCCGTGGAAGCTCGGGCTCTTCACCGACATCGTCGAGGGCGCCGTCAAGGCCGCGGGCGACGTGCCGCTCACGGTCAAGATGCGCAAGGGCATCGACGCCGACCACCTCACCTACCTCGAGGCCGGCCGCGCCGCCGAGGCCGCGGGCGTCGCGTCCATCGCGTTGCACGCGCGCACGGCCGCCGACTACTACAGCGGGCACGCCGACTGGTCGGCCATCGCGAAGCTGAAGCAGACCATCACGAGCGTGCCGGTGCTCGGCAACGGCGACATCTGGGCCGCGGAGGACGCCATCCGGATGATGGACGAGACCGGCGCCGACGGCGTGGTCGTCGGCCGCGGCTGCCTCGGCCGCCCGTGGCTCTTCGGCGACCTCGCGGCCGCCTTCCACGCGCGCGCCGCCGGGCGGGATCCCCTCGACACGCCCCGCGCGCACCCGACGCAGGGGCAGGTGGCCGACACCTTCCGCCGCCACGTCGAGCTCCTCGCCGAGTTCTTCGAGAGCGAGGAGCGCGGCTGCCGCGATGCGCGCAAGCACGTCGCCTGGTACTTCAAGGGCTACCCCGTGGGCGGCGACCTGCGGGCGGCGCTCGCCTCGGTCTCGTCGCTCGCCGAGCTGGACGCGCTGCTCGCCACCCTCGACCGCGACCAGCCCTACCCGGGCGCCGGCGCCGAGGGCGCGCGGGGCCGCCAGGGCAGCATGAAGCGCACGGCGCTCCCGGACCGGTGGCTGGAGAGCCGCGACATCGACGCGCAGGATGCGATGGACATCGCGGACGGGGAGATCCACAACAGTGGCGGCTGA
- a CDS encoding glycine--tRNA ligase, whose product MATPSRLDPVINLAKRRGFVFQAGEIYGGSRSAWDYGPLGVALKENIKRQWWQTMVNGRDDVVGLDSSVILPRRVWEASGHVEVFSDPLVESLHTHKRYRADHLLEAYEAKHGHPPVNGLADVNDPDTGQPGSWTEPQNFSGLLKTFLGPVDNQEGMHYLRPETAQGIFVNFANVLSAARQKPPFGIGQIGKSFRNEITPQNWIFRTREFEQMEMEFFVEPGTDAEWHQYWIDARYAWYTDLGIDPENLRLFEHPAEKLSHYSTRTVDIEYRFGFTGGAWGELEGIANRTDYDLRTHSEASGQDLSYFDQTKNERWIPYVIEPAAGLTRSMMAFLVDAYHEDEAPNAKGGVDKRTVLRLDRRLAPVKVAVLPLSRNERLSPVARELAAELRKVWNIEFDDAGAIGRRYRRQDEIGTPFCVTVDFDTLDDRAVTVRERDTMAQERIPLDDLMGYLAGQLVGA is encoded by the coding sequence GTGGCAACCCCCTCGCGTCTCGACCCGGTCATCAACCTCGCCAAGCGGCGCGGCTTCGTCTTCCAGGCGGGTGAGATCTACGGCGGCTCGCGCTCCGCGTGGGACTACGGGCCGCTCGGCGTGGCGCTGAAGGAGAACATCAAGCGCCAGTGGTGGCAGACCATGGTCAACGGCCGCGACGACGTCGTGGGCCTCGACTCCTCGGTCATCCTGCCCCGCCGCGTGTGGGAGGCCTCCGGCCACGTCGAGGTCTTCAGCGACCCGCTCGTCGAGTCCCTGCACACGCACAAGCGCTACCGCGCCGACCACCTCCTCGAGGCGTACGAGGCCAAGCACGGCCACCCGCCCGTCAACGGCCTCGCCGACGTCAACGACCCCGACACGGGCCAGCCCGGATCGTGGACCGAGCCGCAGAACTTCTCCGGCCTCCTCAAGACCTTCCTCGGCCCCGTCGACAACCAGGAGGGCATGCACTACCTCCGCCCCGAGACGGCGCAGGGCATCTTCGTCAACTTCGCCAACGTCCTGAGCGCGGCCCGCCAGAAGCCGCCGTTCGGCATCGGCCAGATCGGCAAGAGCTTCCGCAACGAGATCACGCCGCAGAACTGGATCTTCCGCACGCGCGAGTTCGAGCAGATGGAGATGGAGTTCTTCGTCGAGCCCGGCACGGACGCCGAGTGGCACCAGTACTGGATCGATGCGCGCTACGCCTGGTACACCGACCTCGGCATCGACCCCGAGAACCTGCGCCTGTTCGAGCACCCGGCCGAGAAGCTCTCGCACTACTCGACCCGAACGGTCGACATCGAGTACCGCTTCGGCTTCACGGGCGGCGCGTGGGGCGAGCTCGAGGGCATCGCGAACCGCACCGACTACGACCTGCGCACGCACTCCGAGGCGTCCGGCCAGGACCTCTCCTACTTCGACCAGACGAAGAACGAGCGGTGGATCCCGTACGTCATCGAGCCCGCGGCCGGCCTCACCCGGTCGATGATGGCGTTCCTCGTCGACGCGTACCACGAGGACGAGGCGCCGAACGCGAAGGGCGGCGTCGACAAGCGCACGGTCCTCCGCCTCGACCGCCGCCTCGCGCCCGTGAAGGTCGCCGTGCTGCCGCTGTCGCGCAACGAGAGGCTGTCGCCTGTCGCGCGCGAGCTCGCCGCGGAGCTCCGCAAGGTCTGGAACATCGAGTTCGACGACGCGGGCGCCATCGGCCGCCGCTACCGCCGCCAGGACGAGATCGGCACGCCGTTCTGCGTCACGGTCGACTTCGACACGCTCGACGACCGCGCCGTCACGGTGCGCGAGCGCGACACCATGGCGCAGGAGCGCATCCCGCTGGACGACCTCATGGGGTACCTCGCGGGGCAGCTCGTCGGGGCCTGA
- a CDS encoding DsbA family oxidoreductase, with amino-acid sequence MTDSSAPALPALRVDVWSDIACPWCYVGKRRFEAGARAFAERTPGAPGIAITYRSFELAPDTPVDFQGTEVDFLAGHKGIPAERVRTMLADMTSLAAAEGLAYDYDALQHTNTVLAHELLHHARERGLQLEMAERLLAAYFTEGRHVGRVPDLVDLAVEVGLDADEVREALASHRHLEDVRADQAQAVAYGIQGVPFFVIDERFGISGAQDPSVFASALGEALAARDGDTVRVVSEEAAR; translated from the coding sequence GTGACCGACTCCTCCGCCCCCGCCCTGCCCGCCCTCCGCGTCGACGTCTGGTCGGACATCGCGTGCCCGTGGTGCTACGTCGGCAAGCGCCGCTTCGAGGCCGGCGCGCGGGCCTTCGCCGAGCGGACGCCCGGTGCTCCCGGGATCGCGATCACGTACCGCTCCTTCGAGCTCGCCCCCGACACCCCGGTCGACTTCCAGGGCACCGAGGTCGACTTCCTCGCCGGTCACAAGGGCATCCCCGCCGAGCGCGTCCGCACGATGCTGGCGGACATGACGTCGCTCGCCGCCGCCGAGGGCCTCGCCTACGACTACGACGCGCTGCAGCACACGAACACGGTGCTCGCCCACGAGCTGCTGCACCACGCGCGCGAGCGCGGGCTCCAGCTCGAGATGGCGGAGCGGCTCCTCGCGGCGTACTTCACCGAGGGGCGCCACGTCGGCCGCGTGCCGGACCTGGTGGACCTCGCGGTCGAGGTCGGCCTCGACGCCGACGAGGTGCGCGAGGCCCTCGCGTCGCACCGACACCTCGAGGACGTGCGCGCCGACCAGGCCCAGGCGGTCGCGTACGGCATCCAGGGCGTCCCGTTCTTCGTGATCGACGAGCGATTCGGCATCTCCGGCGCGCAGGATCCGTCCGTCTTCGCGTCCGCCCTGGGCGAGGCCCTCGCGGCGCGCGACGGCGACACCGTGCGCGTGGTGTCCGAGGAGGCCGCGCGATGA
- the dnaG gene encoding DNA primase codes for MALIRKSDIDEVRSRVNLGDVVGEYVTLKSAGVGSLKGLCPFHDERTPSFHVRPQVGFYHCFGCGEGGDVYTFLQRMDHVTFAEAVERMAQRIGYQLHYEDGQAATDQGNRSRLLGANEAAAEFFVEQLGSEEAEIGRTFLGERGFDQGAAQRFGVGFAPQSWDALATHLKAKGYTEAELVTAGLLSQGDRGAYDRFRGRLVWPIRDLTGATVGFGARRLRDDDKGPKYLNTPETPVYHKSSVLYGLDLAKRDVSRGRQVVVVEGYTDVMACHLAGVTTAVATCGTSFGVDHIKVLRRVLGDDSGLGEVVFTFDPDAAGQKAAMRAFSEERRFAAQTYVAVGPEGLDPCDLRLTRGDDAVRRMIQGKKPMFEFAIKQILADHDLDTVEGRVAALRAAAPVVADIRDPSLRPGYARELAGWLGMDLTEVGRAVQTAGRSTPADGADRSGGTPSGRGSGQHGGGYGRDEDGPVVESSRSMSLMDLPTDLATRLERDALMAMLQHPDLVGNDLVMRAAQVTFVNESLAVVRDGVIGSMDALGGADWLSRVALEVPESFATLVKQLGVAPLPNRGDVDKLAIYVKGVTAELVGRDLLRRKADLIGRLQRTDATHERERYQEIQRELMQVEAERRALRE; via the coding sequence ATGGCCCTGATCCGCAAGAGCGACATCGACGAGGTGCGCTCCCGGGTCAACCTGGGCGACGTGGTGGGGGAGTACGTCACCCTCAAGTCCGCCGGCGTCGGATCCCTGAAGGGCCTCTGCCCCTTCCACGACGAGCGCACGCCGAGCTTCCACGTGCGGCCGCAGGTCGGCTTCTACCACTGCTTCGGCTGCGGCGAGGGCGGCGACGTCTACACGTTCCTGCAGCGCATGGACCACGTGACCTTCGCGGAGGCCGTGGAGCGCATGGCGCAGCGCATCGGCTACCAGCTGCACTACGAGGACGGCCAGGCCGCCACCGACCAGGGCAACCGCTCGCGGCTGCTCGGCGCCAACGAGGCGGCGGCGGAGTTCTTCGTGGAGCAGCTCGGGTCCGAGGAGGCCGAGATCGGCCGCACCTTCCTCGGGGAGCGCGGCTTCGACCAGGGCGCGGCGCAGCGCTTCGGCGTCGGCTTCGCCCCGCAGAGCTGGGACGCGCTCGCCACGCACCTGAAGGCCAAGGGCTACACCGAGGCCGAGCTCGTGACCGCGGGCCTCCTCAGCCAGGGTGACCGCGGCGCGTACGACCGCTTCCGCGGCCGGCTGGTGTGGCCCATCCGCGACCTCACGGGCGCCACCGTCGGCTTCGGCGCGCGCCGCCTCCGCGACGACGACAAGGGCCCCAAGTACCTCAACACCCCCGAGACGCCCGTCTACCACAAGAGCTCCGTGCTCTACGGGCTCGACCTCGCCAAGCGCGACGTGAGCCGCGGCCGCCAGGTCGTCGTGGTCGAGGGCTACACCGACGTCATGGCCTGCCACCTCGCCGGCGTCACGACCGCCGTCGCGACCTGCGGCACGTCGTTCGGCGTGGACCACATCAAGGTGCTCCGCCGCGTGCTCGGCGACGACAGCGGGCTCGGCGAGGTCGTCTTCACCTTCGACCCCGACGCGGCAGGCCAGAAGGCCGCCATGCGCGCGTTCTCCGAGGAGCGCCGCTTCGCCGCCCAGACCTACGTGGCCGTCGGCCCCGAGGGGCTCGATCCCTGCGACCTGCGGCTCACGCGCGGCGACGACGCCGTGCGCCGCATGATCCAGGGCAAGAAGCCCATGTTCGAGTTCGCGATCAAGCAGATCCTCGCGGACCACGACCTCGACACCGTCGAGGGCCGCGTTGCCGCGCTCCGGGCCGCGGCGCCCGTGGTCGCCGACATCCGCGACCCGTCGCTGCGCCCCGGATACGCGCGCGAGCTGGCCGGCTGGCTGGGCATGGACCTCACGGAGGTCGGCCGCGCCGTCCAGACCGCGGGCCGCTCGACGCCGGCCGACGGCGCCGACCGCTCCGGCGGGACCCCCTCCGGCCGCGGCTCCGGGCAGCACGGCGGCGGGTACGGCCGCGACGAGGACGGCCCCGTCGTCGAGAGCTCGCGCTCCATGTCGCTCATGGACCTGCCTACCGACCTCGCGACGCGCCTCGAGCGCGACGCCCTCATGGCCATGCTGCAGCACCCGGATCTCGTCGGGAACGACCTCGTCATGCGCGCGGCGCAGGTGACCTTCGTCAACGAGAGCCTCGCGGTCGTCCGCGACGGCGTCATCGGGAGCATGGACGCGCTCGGCGGCGCCGACTGGCTGAGCCGCGTGGCGCTCGAGGTGCCCGAGTCGTTCGCGACGCTCGTCAAGCAGCTGGGGGTCGCGCCGCTCCCGAACCGGGGCGACGTCGACAAGCTCGCGATCTACGTGAAGGGCGTCACCGCCGAGCTCGTGGGACGCGACCTGCTGCGTCGGAAGGCCGACCTGATCGGTCGGCTGCAGCGCACCGACGCGACGCACGAACGCGAGCGCTACCAGGAGATCCAGCGCGAGCTGATGCAGGTCGAGGCCGAGCGCCGCGCGTTGCGAGAATGA
- a CDS encoding ABC transporter substrate-binding protein, translated as MTSASPRRSRVLLATAGFSAAALVLAGCSGGSGDPLADGGSGGGSVIVGTTDKVLSLDPAGSYDNGSFAVQNQVYPFLFNSPYGSPDVEPDLATKGEYTSPNEFTVTLKPDLKFANGHALTASDVKYTFDRTMTIAANGADNGNGPSSLLANVESVAAPDDTTVVFTLKTADDQTFEQVLSSPAGPIVDEEVFPADALADPADIVAANAFAGQYVITDFQLNQLIAYAPNKDYAGVLPKAANEGVTAKYYADETTMKLAVQNGEIDVAGRSLGATDIADLKKDEKVKVIEGPGGEIRYITFNLNTQPFGKTTGDADEAKALAVRQAAADLIDREELSDAVYNGTYTPLFSYVADGLSGANESLKGMYGDGDGKPDADKAAKALSDAGVQTPVQLDLQFNPDHYGAGSDDEYALVKQQLEKTGLFQVNLQSTLWDQYSKARVNDEYPAYQLGWFPDYSDADNYLTPFFSPQSFVKNHYEDAEVADLITQQLSEADATKRAELIGQIQDEVAADLPTLPLLQGSQVAVAGQGVEGVTLDASFKFRYAPITKG; from the coding sequence ATGACGTCCGCATCCCCCCGGCGCTCACGCGTCCTGCTCGCCACGGCCGGGTTCTCCGCCGCGGCCCTCGTCCTCGCCGGCTGCTCCGGCGGATCCGGCGACCCGCTCGCCGACGGCGGCTCCGGCGGCGGCTCGGTCATCGTCGGCACCACCGACAAGGTCCTGTCGCTCGACCCCGCCGGCTCCTACGACAACGGGTCGTTCGCGGTGCAGAACCAGGTCTACCCGTTCCTGTTCAACAGCCCCTACGGCAGCCCGGACGTCGAGCCCGACCTCGCGACCAAGGGCGAGTACACGTCGCCGAACGAGTTCACGGTCACGCTCAAGCCCGACCTGAAGTTCGCCAACGGGCACGCGCTCACCGCCAGCGACGTCAAGTACACCTTCGACCGCACCATGACCATCGCGGCCAACGGCGCGGACAACGGCAACGGCCCGTCGTCGCTGCTCGCCAACGTCGAGAGCGTCGCCGCCCCCGACGACACCACGGTCGTCTTCACGCTGAAGACCGCCGACGACCAGACCTTCGAGCAGGTGCTCTCCAGCCCCGCCGGCCCCATCGTCGACGAGGAGGTGTTCCCCGCGGACGCCCTCGCCGACCCGGCCGACATCGTCGCGGCGAACGCCTTCGCGGGCCAGTACGTCATCACCGACTTCCAGCTCAACCAGCTCATCGCGTACGCGCCCAACAAGGACTACGCCGGCGTGCTGCCCAAGGCGGCCAACGAGGGCGTGACGGCGAAGTACTACGCCGACGAGACCACGATGAAGCTCGCCGTGCAGAACGGCGAGATCGACGTCGCGGGCCGCTCGCTCGGCGCCACCGACATCGCCGACCTCAAGAAGGACGAGAAGGTCAAGGTCATCGAGGGACCCGGCGGCGAGATCCGCTACATCACCTTCAACCTGAACACGCAGCCCTTCGGCAAGACCACGGGCGACGCCGACGAGGCGAAGGCCCTGGCCGTGCGCCAGGCGGCCGCCGACCTCATCGACCGCGAGGAGCTCTCCGACGCGGTCTACAACGGCACCTACACGCCGCTCTTCTCCTACGTGGCGGACGGCCTGTCCGGCGCGAACGAGTCGCTCAAGGGCATGTACGGCGACGGCGACGGCAAGCCCGACGCCGACAAGGCCGCGAAGGCGCTCTCCGACGCCGGCGTGCAGACGCCCGTCCAGCTCGACCTCCAGTTCAACCCGGACCACTACGGCGCCGGCTCGGACGACGAGTACGCGCTCGTCAAGCAGCAGCTCGAGAAGACGGGCCTGTTCCAGGTCAACCTGCAGTCGACCCTGTGGGACCAGTACAGCAAGGCGCGCGTCAACGACGAGTACCCGGCGTACCAGCTCGGCTGGTTCCCCGACTACTCGGACGCGGACAACTACCTCACGCCGTTCTTCTCCCCGCAGAGCTTCGTGAAGAACCACTACGAGGACGCCGAGGTCGCCGACCTCATCACCCAGCAGCTGTCCGAGGCCGACGCCACCAAGCGCGCCGAGCTCATCGGCCAGATCCAGGACGAGGTCGCCGCCGACCTGCCGACGCTGCCCCTGCTCCAGGGCTCGCAGGTCGCGGTCGCCGGCCAGGGCGTGGAGGGCGTGACGCTCGACGCGTCGTTCAAGTTCCGCTACGCGCCGATCACCAAGGGCTGA
- a CDS encoding deoxyguanosinetriphosphate triphosphohydrolase, whose amino-acid sequence MAAEGTTTRSTYSETDAERWYPEQHSSRRSDFARDRARLLHSSALRRLAAKTQVLSPMAGLDFARNRLTHSLEVAQVGRELASSLDLDPDVVDTACLAHDIGHPPFGHNGERALNDWAADIGGFEGNAQTLRLLTRLEPKVIGPEGRPYGLNLTRASLDASCKYPWPSSQSVPDPSGRGKFGFYDDDVAAFAWLREGAPTGRRCIEAEVMDLSDDIAYSVHDFEDAIVGGYVDVRALGARVDHEELVDSMVAWIGGAHSHEELIQAFDRLDSLDVWVDEYDGGRGAQAALKDLTSQLIGRFAGAATQLTRATHTDRSLIRFGAHVVVPRAIQAEIAVLKGIVAAFVMSKNTRQPIYARQREVLAGLADALHARGADELDPGFAGDWREAADDGARKRVIVDQVASLTDQSAIAWYERLCARPVF is encoded by the coding sequence GTGGCGGCTGAGGGCACGACGACGAGGTCCACGTACAGCGAGACCGACGCCGAGCGCTGGTACCCGGAGCAGCACTCCTCCCGCCGCAGCGACTTCGCGCGCGACCGCGCCCGGCTCCTGCACTCCAGCGCGCTCCGTCGCCTGGCCGCGAAGACGCAGGTGCTCAGCCCCATGGCCGGCCTCGACTTCGCGCGCAACCGCCTCACGCACTCCCTCGAGGTGGCGCAGGTCGGCCGCGAGCTCGCCTCGAGCCTCGACCTCGACCCCGACGTGGTCGACACCGCGTGCCTCGCGCACGACATCGGCCACCCGCCCTTCGGCCACAACGGCGAGCGGGCGCTCAACGACTGGGCCGCTGACATCGGCGGCTTCGAGGGCAACGCGCAGACGCTGCGCCTCCTCACCCGTCTCGAGCCCAAGGTCATCGGGCCGGAGGGGCGCCCCTACGGCCTGAACCTCACGCGTGCCAGCCTCGACGCGAGCTGCAAGTACCCGTGGCCGAGCTCGCAGTCGGTGCCCGATCCCTCCGGCCGCGGCAAGTTCGGCTTCTACGACGACGACGTGGCCGCCTTCGCGTGGCTCCGCGAGGGCGCGCCCACGGGACGCCGCTGCATCGAGGCCGAGGTCATGGACCTCAGCGACGACATCGCCTACTCCGTGCACGACTTCGAGGACGCCATCGTCGGCGGCTACGTCGACGTGCGCGCGCTCGGCGCCCGGGTCGACCACGAGGAGCTCGTCGACTCGATGGTCGCGTGGATCGGCGGGGCTCACTCGCACGAGGAGCTCATCCAGGCGTTCGACCGGCTCGACTCGCTCGACGTCTGGGTCGACGAGTACGACGGCGGCCGCGGCGCGCAGGCGGCGCTGAAGGACCTCACGAGCCAGCTCATCGGCCGGTTCGCGGGCGCCGCCACGCAGCTCACGCGCGCCACGCACACCGACCGCAGCCTCATCCGCTTCGGCGCGCACGTGGTCGTCCCGCGCGCCATCCAGGCCGAGATCGCGGTGCTCAAGGGCATCGTCGCGGCCTTCGTCATGTCGAAGAACACGCGCCAGCCCATCTACGCGCGGCAGCGCGAGGTGCTCGCGGGCCTCGCCGATGCGCTGCACGCGCGCGGCGCCGACGAGCTCGACCCCGGCTTCGCGGGCGACTGGCGCGAGGCCGCGGACGACGGCGCACGCAAGCGCGTCATCGTCGACCAGGTCGCCAGCCTCACCGACCAGTCGGCCATCGCCTGGTACGAGCGCCTGTGCGCCCGGCCCGTCTTCTGA